Proteins from one Bifidobacterium sp. ESL0732 genomic window:
- a CDS encoding amidohydrolase, translating into MVDTDKQRIMDIVDEKKDEFIAASDHIWETPETRFTVPKSVEQHYQLLEKEGFKIQKGVGGMDYAYIATYGSGKPEIGITGEYDALGNSSQEAGNPKRKPVVDGGPGQACGHNLLGMGAVGAAVAIKTFMEEKGMPGTIKLFGCPAEESGYGKAFLARAGVFDGLDAVFTWHPQDVGGMVACATLAVMQANFSFKGIAAHASSAPEQGRDALDAATLMTVGVQFLREHVIEEARIHYAYLDSGGESANVVHPTAKLYFFVRAPKLSQAKDIYERVVNIAKGAALMTGTEMSIDFDSACADYLPNHPLTEMMDKNLRLVGPLHLTDEEEKFERALTSNNAPSIKQNVIARNKAAFPEKSDEEIKRISEAGVCPEISPIVYTTSTKGIGSTDVGDVSWCAPTAQFAYACEPQGCSPHTWEWVANGKSSVAHKGLINSCKILALTIYDALTDPELLKQAHDAWVKDLNGEHYESVIPPETQPHG; encoded by the coding sequence ATGGTTGACACTGACAAGCAACGCATCATGGACATCGTCGACGAAAAGAAAGACGAGTTCATCGCGGCGTCCGACCATATATGGGAGACCCCGGAAACCCGATTTACGGTTCCGAAGTCCGTGGAACAGCACTATCAGCTGCTGGAAAAGGAAGGCTTCAAGATTCAGAAGGGCGTTGGCGGCATGGATTATGCCTATATCGCCACTTACGGATCGGGCAAGCCGGAAATCGGCATCACCGGTGAGTATGACGCCTTGGGCAATTCCAGCCAGGAAGCCGGCAACCCCAAGCGCAAGCCTGTGGTCGATGGCGGCCCCGGTCAGGCGTGCGGGCACAACCTGCTCGGCATGGGCGCCGTGGGTGCGGCCGTGGCCATCAAGACGTTCATGGAAGAAAAAGGCATGCCTGGAACCATCAAGCTTTTCGGCTGCCCGGCCGAGGAAAGCGGTTACGGCAAGGCGTTCCTGGCCCGTGCAGGTGTCTTCGACGGGCTGGATGCCGTGTTCACCTGGCATCCGCAGGATGTCGGCGGCATGGTGGCCTGCGCGACGTTGGCGGTGATGCAGGCGAACTTCTCGTTCAAGGGCATAGCCGCCCACGCTTCCTCGGCTCCTGAGCAGGGCCGCGATGCGCTCGACGCCGCCACGTTGATGACGGTCGGTGTCCAGTTCCTGCGCGAGCATGTCATCGAGGAAGCCCGCATCCATTACGCATACCTCGATTCCGGCGGCGAATCCGCCAATGTGGTCCATCCCACCGCCAAGCTCTATTTCTTCGTCCGCGCGCCGAAGCTGAGCCAGGCCAAGGACATCTACGAACGTGTGGTCAATATCGCCAAAGGCGCCGCGTTAATGACCGGTACCGAAATGTCGATCGATTTCGATTCCGCATGCGCCGACTACCTGCCCAACCATCCGCTCACCGAGATGATGGACAAGAATCTTCGGCTCGTCGGCCCCCTGCATCTGACCGATGAGGAGGAAAAGTTCGAAAGAGCTTTGACCAGCAACAACGCGCCGAGCATCAAACAGAATGTGATCGCCCGCAACAAGGCCGCGTTCCCCGAAAAGTCCGATGAGGAGATCAAGCGGATTTCCGAGGCTGGCGTCTGCCCCGAAATCAGCCCTATCGTCTACACCACCAGCACCAAGGGCATCGGCTCCACCGATGTCGGCGACGTCAGCTGGTGCGCGCCCACCGCGCAGTTCGCCTATGCCTGCGAACCGCAGGGTTGCTCGCCGCACACCTGGGAATGGGTCGCCAACGGAAAGTCTTCGGTCGCACACAAGGGTCTGATCAATTCCTGCAAGATTCTCGCGCTTACGATCTACGACGCATTGACCGATCCCGAACTGCTGAAGCAGGCGCATGACGCGTGGGTCAAGGATCTCAACGGCGAACATTACGAGTCCGTGATTCCGCCCGAGACCCAGCCTCACGGCTAG
- a CDS encoding acyl-CoA thioesterase domain-containing protein, with translation MAEVKASDPAQQAVEALKLKAGEKEDGRTVFHDATNLYYPTERIYGGQMTAQAIVAAADTADDDKVANSIHATFIKVGKLDEETRYEVESLRDGRSFSTRRVDAKQGDQLLFTATVSLQKAGQAGVEFNDDMPRNLPDPETLTSAKDLMEPYADKSGFAKYYSSQSPFDIRHIGSTVMLEPDKESADKDSGKQMVWMRMASPVTASQNVHRALLALECDQVMMEPDLRRAGLSISTPGIFYASIDHSMWWYDNIDMNEWHLYVQDAPVAGHGRALGIAKVYSADGRLLAAMTQEATIRVPEKKDESKE, from the coding sequence ATGGCGGAAGTCAAGGCAAGCGACCCAGCGCAGCAAGCGGTTGAGGCGCTCAAGCTGAAAGCCGGAGAAAAAGAGGACGGGCGCACCGTCTTCCACGACGCCACGAATCTCTACTATCCCACCGAACGCATCTACGGCGGTCAGATGACCGCACAGGCCATCGTCGCCGCGGCCGACACTGCGGATGACGACAAGGTCGCCAATTCCATTCACGCCACGTTCATCAAGGTTGGCAAGCTCGACGAGGAAACCCGCTATGAGGTCGAATCGCTGCGCGACGGCCGTTCCTTCTCCACACGCCGTGTGGACGCCAAGCAAGGTGACCAATTGCTTTTCACCGCGACAGTGAGCCTGCAGAAGGCTGGCCAGGCCGGAGTGGAATTCAATGATGATATGCCTAGGAACCTGCCGGATCCTGAAACGCTGACCAGCGCGAAAGACCTCATGGAGCCTTATGCCGACAAGTCCGGGTTCGCGAAATACTATTCGTCGCAGTCGCCGTTCGACATCCGTCACATCGGCTCAACCGTCATGCTCGAGCCTGATAAAGAAAGCGCTGACAAGGATTCCGGCAAGCAGATGGTATGGATGCGTATGGCCAGCCCTGTCACGGCTTCGCAGAACGTCCATCGCGCGTTGCTGGCGTTGGAATGCGACCAGGTGATGATGGAGCCGGACCTGCGTCGCGCAGGCCTGAGCATCTCCACGCCCGGCATTTTCTACGCTTCGATCGACCATTCCATGTGGTGGTATGACAATATCGATATGAACGAATGGCACCTTTACGTACAGGATGCTCCCGTAGCCGGTCACGGCCGCGCGCTTGGTATTGCCAAGGTCTATTCGGCTGACGGCAGGCTGTTGGCCGCGATGACCCAGGAAGCGACCATCCGCGTGCCTGAAAAGAAAGACGAGAGCAAGGAATAA
- the ettA gene encoding energy-dependent translational throttle protein EttA — MAEFIFQMINARKAYGDRVILDDVTLSFLPGAKIGVVGPNGMGKSTLLKIMAGQETVSNGEAKLTPGYSVGILQQEPPLDEDKTVGENIKAAFGDITKKVDRFNEIGEEMANPDADYDALMAEMGKLQEEIDAANGWDIDSQLEQAMDALQCPDPDTPVKVCSGGERRRVALCKLLLEAPDLLLLDEPTNHLDAESILWLEQFLHSYKGAVIAVTHDRYFMDNVAEWICEVDRGHLYPYKGNYSTYLETKEKRMEIQGAKDAKLARRLKNEIAWVKSSPKARQAKNKARLERYDEMENEARNSKKLDFSEIVIPPGPRLGSQVLEAEHIHKAFGDRVLIDDLSFTLPRNGIVGIIGPNGVGKSTLFKTIVGKEPLTSGKLTIGETVKISYVDQNREGLDPNKNLWEAVSDGNDFIEVAGVEVPTRAYVASFGFKGSDQQKMTGMLSGGERNRLNLALTLKQGGNLLLLDEPTNDLDVETLESLENALIEFPGCAVVISHDRWFLDRIATHILAWEGDDDNPAKWHWFEGNFQAYQEDKVKRLGEEASRPHRIHRKLTR; from the coding sequence TTGGCTGAGTTTATTTTTCAGATGATCAATGCTCGCAAGGCGTATGGCGACCGTGTGATTCTTGACGACGTGACCCTGAGCTTTTTGCCGGGCGCGAAAATCGGCGTTGTCGGCCCCAACGGCATGGGCAAGTCGACCCTGCTCAAGATCATGGCCGGGCAGGAAACCGTCTCCAACGGCGAAGCGAAACTGACCCCCGGTTATTCCGTAGGCATCCTGCAGCAGGAACCGCCGCTGGATGAGGACAAAACCGTTGGCGAGAACATAAAGGCCGCTTTCGGCGATATCACCAAGAAGGTTGACCGATTCAACGAAATCGGCGAGGAAATGGCCAATCCAGACGCCGATTACGACGCACTGATGGCCGAGATGGGCAAACTGCAGGAAGAGATTGACGCAGCCAACGGCTGGGACATCGACTCCCAGCTCGAACAGGCGATGGACGCGCTGCAGTGCCCCGACCCGGACACCCCGGTGAAGGTCTGCTCAGGCGGCGAGCGGCGTCGCGTGGCACTGTGCAAGCTGCTGCTTGAGGCACCCGACCTGCTGCTGCTGGACGAGCCGACCAACCACCTGGATGCCGAATCCATTCTCTGGCTCGAGCAATTCCTGCACTCCTACAAGGGTGCCGTCATCGCCGTGACCCATGACCGCTACTTCATGGACAACGTGGCCGAGTGGATCTGCGAGGTCGACCGCGGCCATCTCTACCCTTACAAGGGCAACTATTCCACGTATCTGGAGACCAAAGAAAAGCGCATGGAAATCCAGGGCGCCAAGGACGCCAAGCTCGCTCGTCGCCTGAAGAACGAAATCGCGTGGGTCAAGAGCTCGCCCAAGGCACGTCAGGCCAAGAACAAGGCCAGGCTCGAACGTTACGACGAGATGGAGAACGAGGCGCGCAATTCCAAGAAGCTGGACTTCTCCGAGATCGTCATCCCGCCGGGGCCGCGTCTGGGCTCTCAGGTCCTCGAGGCCGAGCATATCCACAAGGCCTTCGGCGATCGCGTGCTGATCGACGACCTGAGCTTCACCCTGCCGCGCAACGGCATCGTGGGCATCATCGGCCCCAACGGCGTCGGCAAATCCACCCTGTTCAAAACCATCGTCGGCAAGGAACCGCTCACCAGCGGCAAGCTGACCATCGGCGAAACCGTCAAGATTTCGTACGTCGACCAGAACCGTGAGGGCCTCGACCCGAACAAGAACCTCTGGGAAGCTGTCTCCGACGGCAACGACTTCATCGAGGTCGCCGGCGTCGAAGTGCCGACCCGCGCCTACGTAGCCAGCTTCGGCTTCAAAGGCAGCGACCAGCAGAAGATGACCGGCATGCTTTCCGGCGGCGAACGCAACCGTCTGAACCTTGCTCTGACCCTCAAGCAGGGCGGCAACCTGCTGCTGCTTGATGAGCCAACCAACGATTTGGACGTCGAAACGCTGGAATCGCTCGAGAACGCGCTCATCGAGTTCCCAGGCTGCGCCGTGGTCATCTCCCACGACCGCTGGTTCCTCGACCGCATTGCCACGCATATCCTCGCGTGGGAGGGCGACGACGACAACCCGGCCAAATGGCACTGGTTCGAAGGCAACTTCCAGGCGTATCAGGAAGACAAGGTCAAGCGTCTGGGCGAGGAGGCCTCCCGCCCCCACCGCATCCACCGCAAACTGACGAGATAA